The genomic segment CCTGATCTTTATTCTCCTTCTGGTCAATGATAAGAAACTGATGATGGAACACACCAATGGTCCCATCTTCAACTGCATCGCCTGGACCACCGCCATCCTTTTGATCCTTTTCACGCTCACCCTCTTCGTCCTCATGGTCTGAGGGGAGGCCTCCCCCGGAAATTTCGATTAAAATCCGTTTAGGCTTTGCCCCTACCTCATTGACAAAAGGGAGAGAACTGGGTAGGATTGTCCCATCATGTCCCTGCCCCGGGGCCGGCGATTTTGCATCAGGACGGGTGCCGAAGAGAATCTCAAGGGGGAGGCTACATGGGGTCCAAGAGGATTTTGGTGGTAGATGATGATGAGGTCATCCGAAGGCTGTTACGGACCTACCTGACCCAATCGGGATATGAGGTGACGGAGGCCGAAGACGGTCAGAAGGCCCTCGAGAGACTCGGACAGGAGAGGTTCGATCTTCTCATCTGCGATGTCATGATGCCCCATAAAGATGGTTGGGAGGTGGTCAGGGAGGTGAGATCGAGGCCGGAGTTGAGCGAGCTACCCATCATCATGCTCACGGCAAAAGGGGATGACTCCGATATGTTCAAAGGATATGAGTTGGGAGCCAATTACTATATGACCAAACCCTTCACAAAGGCCCAGCTCCTGTATGGGTTGAAACTGATGTTCGAAGAAACCCCATAGCGAGCAGGGGCGAACCATCATCTACCTTTTTTTTCCATAAGTTATATGACGATCCCCTCCTCTTTACACTGGCCGAATTAAATCTTATAATGGGCCTTGATGGAAAGCTTCAAAAATCCTATACTTAGATCTCAGGCGCCTGTAGCTCAGCTGGATAGAGCTACGGACTTCTAATCCGTGGGTCGGGGGTTCGAATCCCTCCAGGCGCGCCAGATCCCGAGGGGGGAGGGCCGACCCGGGGTTTGGCCATTACGGGTTTGGGTTTTGTGCTTTGGAGTTCGTGGGATAGATATAAGACGGTGAGTGTAGCTCAGTCGGATAGAGCACTGGGTTGTGGCCCCAGCGGTCGAGGGTTCGAGTCCCTTCACTCACCCCAAAAAGCGCCCGTAGCTCAGTTGGATAGAGCGTCGGACTTCGAATCCGCAGGCCGTCCGTTCGAGTCGGACCGGGCGCGCCAGGACATCCGAGAGGTCTCATCGAAAGGGTGAGCCGTTAGCTCAATCGGTAGAGCAACTGACTCTTAATCAGTAGGTTGCAGGTTCGATTCCTGCACGGCTCACCAAATTCTCTGCCGGGGTGGCGAAATGGGCATACGCGCGAGACTTAGGATCTCGTGGTCGAAAGACTGTGCGGGTTCAAATCCCGCCCTCGGCACCAAGGTCATGAGGCCATGATCTCCGGCGGGGCAAAAAGCGAGGGAGAGGCCAATTCTTCATGAACGTCACGGTCGAAGAGATCAACTCCGTCAAGAAGAAGATCAACGTCGAGATCCCGGACGAAAGGGTGGCCCAGGAGATGGAGGCCATCTATCGGGAGCTTGGAAAACAGGCCAGGATCAAGGGATTCCGGCCGGGGAAGGTTCCCAGGGCCATCTTGGAGAGGTATTTTAAAGATTATATCAAGTCCGAGGTGATCCAGAAACTGATCCAGGAGACCTATTCGGTAGCGCTCTCCGAAAAGGGACTCCAACCCGTCTCGCCCCCGGTGTTCGATCCCGGGGATCTGGAAAAAGGAAAACCCTATACCTACTCGGCCACCGTGGAGGTCAAGCCCGAGATCCGCATCGAAGGCTATACGGGATTGAAGATCCAGGGAAGAAAGGAAGAGGTGACCGAGGAGGAGGTGGAGGAGAGGCTCAAGGGATTACAAGAACTTCACGCCCAACTGAGGACGATTTCCGAATCGAGGCCGGTCCAGGCCGGAGACCATGTCATCTTCGACTACGAGGCCCGCAGGGACGGACAACCGCTCCCAGAAGGAAGGGCGATCGACTTCACCGTC from the Thermodesulfobacteriota bacterium genome contains:
- a CDS encoding response regulator, which encodes MGSKRILVVDDDEVIRRLLRTYLTQSGYEVTEAEDGQKALERLGQERFDLLICDVMMPHKDGWEVVREVRSRPELSELPIIMLTAKGDDSDMFKGYELGANYYMTKPFTKAQLLYGLKLMFEETP